The genomic window CGGAGATGACTTCGATCAGCGACTGATCGACTACATCGCCGAGGAATTCCGCAAGAAGGAAGGCATCGACGTCCGCAAGGATCCCATGGCCCTGCAGCGGCTGAAGGAAGCGGCCGAGAAGGCCAAGATCGAGCTCTCCAGCCAGTTGGAGACCGTGGTCAATTTGCCCTTCATCACGGCGGACCAGAACGGCCCGCGCCATCTGCAGGTCACCGTCACCCGCTCGCGCTTCGAGGATCTCTGCAAGGACCTCTTCGACCGGCTGCGCGGCCCCTGCGAGTCCGCGCTGCGCGACGCCAAGCTGACGGCGAAGGAAATTCAGGAAGTCGTGATGGTCGGCGGATCGATCCGCATTCCCAAGGTCCAGGACATCGCCAAGGACATTTTCCAGACCCAGGAGCTGGACCGCAGCATCAATCCCGACGAGGTGGTCGCCATCGGCGCCGCCATCCAGGGCGCGGTGCTGCAGGGCGACGTGAAGGACGTGCTGCTGCTCGACGTGACGCCGCTCTCGCTGGGCGTGGAAACGCTCGGCGGTGTGATGACCAAGCTGATCCAGCACAACACCACGATTCCGACCAGCAAGAAGGAGACCTTCTCGACGGCCGCGGACAACCAGACCAGCGTCACGATCCACGTGATGCAGGGCGAGCGCGAGTTCGCCGCGGACAACCGCAGCCTGGGACGCTTCGACCTGAGCGGGATCGCCCCGGCACCGCGAGGCCTGCCTCAGATCGAGGTGGAATTCGCCATCGACGCCAACGGCATCCTCAACGTAACGGCCACCGACAAGGCCACCGGCAAGAAGCAGGAGATCCGCATCACCGGATCGAGCGGCCTGAGCAAGGAAGAGGTGGAGCGCATGCGCAAGGAGGCGGAGCAGAACGCCGCGGCTGACAAGAACCGACGCGAGCTGATCGATCTGCGCAACCAAGGTGAGTCGCTGGTGTACTCCACCAAGAAGAGCCTGGAGGAGCACGGCGGCAAGATTTCGCAGGAGAGCCGCGGCAAGGTCGAGAGCGCCCTGTCCAACCTCGAGGACAAGCTCAAGGGCGAGGACAAGTCCTCCATCCAGGCCGCCATGAAGAATCTCAACGATTCCGCCATGGAACTTGGGAAGGCGGTGTACGAAGCCACGGCCGCCGGAGCCAAGGGCGGAGGCGACTCCGCCGCGAAGCCCGAGGGCGGCAAGAAGGACGACGTCATCGACGCCGAATTCGAAGTGAAGGACCAGAACTAGTCCGGTCCTGAAGATCTAAATTGGAGTGACATCCGCAGAGGAGCCTCTCCTCTGCGGTTGTTTTTTTGAAGCGATGTGCGGAGTGTGCCTGGATCAAACTCACGAGCGCCGCAGCAGCGCCGCGAACAGGCCCGGACCCGTGGCGACCGGATCCGGGGCGAGGCGCCGGTAGCGCAGCAGCTCAAATCCGGCCGACTTGGCGTGGCGCCGAATGGCCTCCGCGGAAAATCCAAGGTGCACGTGGCCCATGCTGGCCGCGTAGGAGCGCCGATCATGCGGCACCATGTCCACGATGAAAAGGCGTCCCTGCGGCTTGAGGGCTCGGGCCGCCTCGCGCAGGGCCCTGTCGATGTCCGCAATGTGGTGCAGCACGAGCATGGCGACGGCCAGGTCCACTTCGCCGTTTTTCAGGGGCAGCGCCTCGAAGGATCCGCGTCGGAACTCGACGGTGCCGGCCTGGGCAAGTCGCTTCTGGGCCGCGTCGAGCATGGACTTCTCGCGATCCACCGCGATGACCTTGCGCACCAGTCCGGCCAGCGCCTCGCTCGCCTCGCCGGTGCCGCAGCCCAGGTCCGCGACCTCGGTTGCGGGGT from Planctomycetota bacterium includes these protein-coding regions:
- the dnaK gene encoding molecular chaperone DnaK, which produces MTSEEAPPSIPRPPASCLDSKGCRIGRTAAPWAIPQLVWHRHDPFIGSQTALQQAFSSQRIDSRAFGIALALGNCPGSDPGQKRKIQMAGKIIGIDLGTTNSCVSIMEGGQPKVLINASGSRTTPSVVGFTEKGERLVGQPARHQQVTNPKNTVFSIKRFMGRRHVEVEGEEKMVPYTVTGGPQDLVKVDIRGKAYTPPEISAMILQELKKVAEDYLGEKVDRAVITVPAYFNDSQRQATKDAGEIAGLKVERIINEPTAAALAYGLEKKKNSRIAVFDLGGGTFDVSILDIGDGVFEVLGTNGDGHLGGDDFDQRLIDYIAEEFRKKEGIDVRKDPMALQRLKEAAEKAKIELSSQLETVVNLPFITADQNGPRHLQVTVTRSRFEDLCKDLFDRLRGPCESALRDAKLTAKEIQEVVMVGGSIRIPKVQDIAKDIFQTQELDRSINPDEVVAIGAAIQGAVLQGDVKDVLLLDVTPLSLGVETLGGVMTKLIQHNTTIPTSKKETFSTAADNQTSVTIHVMQGEREFAADNRSLGRFDLSGIAPAPRGLPQIEVEFAIDANGILNVTATDKATGKKQEIRITGSSGLSKEEVERMRKEAEQNAAADKNRRELIDLRNQGESLVYSTKKSLEEHGGKISQESRGKVESALSNLEDKLKGEDKSSIQAAMKNLNDSAMELGKAVYEATAAGAKGGGDSAAKPEGGKKDDVIDAEFEVKDQN
- a CDS encoding metalloregulator ArsR/SmtB family transcription factor produces the protein MSRRNPRDAGDSDRLLSQLAALGDVVRLRMLRLLAEEELSVGELARILQVPQSTASRHLKPLLDGGWIARRSEGTAGLYRMATSTMPDDSKALWEVARQGIQSHPEVVQDRERLASVLSSRRVDSEAFFGRVAGEWSDVRQKLFGTRATHEALLDLLDPATEVADLGCGTGEASEALAGLVRKVIAVDREKSMLDAAQKRLAQAGTVEFRRGSFEALPLKNGEVDLAVAMLVLHHIADIDRALREAARALKPQGRLFIVDMVPHDRRSYAASMGHVHLGFSAEAIRRHAKSAGFELLRYRRLAPDPVATGPGLFAALLRRS